The Fortiea contorta PCC 7126 genome has a segment encoding these proteins:
- a CDS encoding DICT sensory domain-containing protein, whose protein sequence is MSVSNSLLQDLRGVIPNLQTQIYFKSSLTALSHGMEDLVLAGKDRPLVIANFQQERFYRQETARYEKIALHTDQLYVLAAPETDFGTATSAYATIPFAADDELAQEWHLVIIGQHYSACLICREHASPIDSASLEQARQFEGIWTFDPVVSVYAARLLLERILVYKPELAAKVKRARRRYNLLQEPQVSSSWVLNIDPKLFVSRLITYLQASQYRLLKAYRTISSKEQQQRLINTIASSIRRSLNSEEILAVAIAQLGEVFSNCRCLVYRYQPASQMQPIVYESLAVGLTALQGEIWSLANHPLFQNALMSNGDNQLAAIAVADITKDLGLQSAPDLQAKLLHWQIRACLLIPIRYQGNWLGMLELHHPETYLWTEDDVAFVEAIATQLAVALMQAQAYTNLATFNRQLLDLERTQNNLIAIVGHELRTPLSTIRVCLESLVTEPEMPLDLQQMMLQTALDDAERLRKLIQDFITLSRLEGGSMRWQLELISLQEYIDLALSGLESRQSLPKIVVELPQQLPLIQVDGEGLIEVLTKLLDNACKFTNNTGQITISAQMLNSVEVENQKSGENSQKNSLLKVTIADTGRGIEPNRLETIFQRFYQEEGFLQRTVGGAGLGLAICRCIIDKLGGQIWAESPGKNQGSQFHFTVPVLTTS, encoded by the coding sequence ATGAGTGTCTCCAATTCTCTGTTGCAAGATTTGCGCGGAGTTATACCTAATTTACAAACACAAATTTACTTTAAGTCTTCTTTGACGGCTCTTTCCCATGGGATGGAAGATTTAGTCTTGGCGGGGAAAGACCGACCTTTGGTAATTGCTAATTTTCAACAAGAGCGCTTTTATCGCCAGGAAACCGCTCGGTATGAGAAAATCGCGTTGCACACAGATCAATTATATGTATTAGCTGCACCAGAAACTGATTTTGGGACTGCGACCTCTGCTTATGCAACCATCCCTTTTGCTGCTGATGATGAGTTAGCTCAGGAGTGGCATTTAGTTATTATCGGTCAGCATTACTCTGCTTGCTTAATTTGTCGAGAACACGCATCACCCATTGATTCAGCTTCCCTTGAGCAAGCCAGACAGTTTGAGGGGATTTGGACTTTTGATCCTGTGGTGAGTGTTTACGCGGCGCGATTGTTGTTAGAGCGGATTTTGGTTTACAAGCCAGAACTAGCTGCAAAAGTCAAGCGGGCGCGGCGACGCTACAATTTGTTGCAGGAACCGCAAGTATCAAGTAGTTGGGTATTAAATATTGATCCAAAATTATTTGTTAGCCGTTTAATTACCTATTTGCAAGCAAGTCAATATCGGCTGTTGAAAGCTTATCGTACTATTAGCAGTAAGGAGCAACAACAACGGTTAATTAATACCATCGCTTCTAGTATTCGTCGCTCGTTGAACTCAGAGGAAATTTTAGCTGTAGCGATCGCCCAATTAGGCGAAGTCTTTAGTAATTGTCGCTGTCTAGTTTATCGCTATCAACCAGCTAGCCAGATGCAGCCGATTGTCTATGAGTCGCTGGCGGTGGGATTAACTGCTTTACAGGGAGAAATTTGGTCATTAGCAAATCATCCCTTATTCCAAAATGCCTTGATGTCAAATGGAGACAATCAATTAGCAGCGATCGCTGTTGCTGATATTACCAAAGATTTAGGCTTGCAATCTGCTCCAGATTTACAAGCAAAACTGTTACATTGGCAAATCCGCGCTTGCTTGCTGATACCCATCCGCTATCAAGGTAACTGGTTGGGAATGCTGGAACTGCACCACCCAGAAACGTATTTGTGGACAGAAGATGATGTAGCATTTGTAGAAGCGATCGCTACACAGTTGGCTGTAGCTTTGATGCAAGCACAAGCTTACACTAATTTAGCAACTTTTAATCGCCAACTTTTAGACTTAGAGCGGACTCAAAATAACTTAATAGCGATCGTCGGTCATGAACTGCGGACACCATTATCTACTATCCGTGTTTGCTTAGAAAGTTTAGTGACCGAACCAGAAATGCCCTTAGATTTACAGCAGATGATGTTGCAAACTGCTTTAGATGACGCCGAACGTCTGCGTAAACTCATCCAAGATTTTATCACTTTATCTCGCCTAGAGGGTGGGTCAATGCGCTGGCAATTAGAGCTAATCTCCCTCCAAGAATACATAGATTTAGCCCTCAGCGGTTTAGAATCACGCCAGTCATTACCGAAAATTGTCGTAGAATTACCCCAACAGTTACCCTTAATTCAGGTAGATGGCGAAGGATTAATCGAAGTTTTAACCAAGCTACTTGATAACGCTTGCAAATTCACCAACAACACTGGACAAATTACCATCAGTGCTCAGATGCTGAATTCAGTCGAGGTAGAGAATCAAAAGAGTGGGGAGAATTCTCAAAAAAATTCTCTGTTAAAAGTCACCATCGCAGATACAGGTAGAGGTATTGAACCCAATCGTTTAGAAACTATCTTCCAGCGCTTTTATCAAGAAGAAGGATTCCTCCAACGCACAGTAGGCGGTGCTGGACTTGGTTTAGCAATTTGTCGCTGCATAATTGATAAGCTGGGAGGACAAATCTGGGCTGAGTCCCCAGGGAAAAATCAGGGTAGCCAATTTCACTTCACCGTTCCAGTGTTAACTACAAGCTAA
- a CDS encoding alpha/beta hydrolase has translation MGALPTINMSQARHPHCQPKTQKVISNRKRYKLSCFQGIVCSLTLAAGWSVAMPCSLAAEKVTIRLGPFQQSLAIADLDRFAKTGKLPPNLQIFNSILTPQIRELLNRKLQVDPAFADKFVAELVRSPAGKQLFTSLGVAIPGSTTESLQAALNLALRQVNGLTVVNFLQAYPEETVTVDATKALQIAVEFNANQLQSQALGVLLERQLLVNNTPFVPSFDPAAIAKQTVQQQTLTLQDRQRNRIIPVDIYWSQVDPQAPLVVISHGFGANRKFFAYLARHLASHGITVAAIEHPGSNAIAVSQASEKVNLAQLLPATEFIERPKDVSFLLNELGKLNSQSGQFLGKFNTEKVSVIGHSLGGYTALALAGGELNLAELRKFCQTQLSLGESPGDWLQCAATSLKAQKLQLKDERVKSAIAFNPLVGKLFGSKGLSQINQPVLMLTGTEDVLTPTLKHQIAPFAQLRGTKYLVTAIGATHLSIIDPAYAVSTATTIVKEKRGEETNSLRQLIRGVTLAFLKQQTPEANTYQQFLTPAYAQSLSTPQLPLRLNSDLPGSIKPWLSFVSMKK, from the coding sequence ATGGGTGCATTACCTACAATTAACATGAGTCAAGCGCGTCACCCCCATTGCCAACCCAAGACACAAAAGGTGATTTCCAATCGAAAACGGTATAAATTATCCTGTTTTCAAGGAATAGTTTGCAGTTTGACGCTGGCTGCAGGTTGGAGTGTGGCAATGCCTTGTAGTTTAGCAGCAGAAAAGGTGACAATTCGCTTAGGGCCGTTTCAACAATCACTAGCGATCGCTGATTTAGATCGATTTGCCAAAACCGGAAAACTACCACCGAATCTGCAGATCTTTAATTCTATCTTGACGCCGCAAATCCGGGAATTACTTAACCGCAAGTTACAGGTAGATCCAGCCTTTGCAGATAAATTTGTGGCTGAGTTAGTGCGCTCTCCCGCTGGTAAACAATTATTTACATCCTTGGGTGTGGCGATACCAGGAAGCACAACGGAAAGTCTACAAGCAGCCCTGAATTTAGCTCTGCGTCAAGTCAACGGTTTAACTGTAGTCAATTTCCTGCAAGCTTATCCAGAAGAAACTGTGACTGTTGATGCTACTAAAGCGCTTCAAATTGCTGTAGAGTTCAACGCCAATCAGTTACAAAGTCAAGCTTTGGGTGTTTTATTAGAGCGGCAATTATTAGTTAATAATACACCCTTTGTGCCCAGTTTCGATCCAGCAGCGATCGCTAAACAAACCGTTCAACAACAAACCCTCACTCTCCAAGATAGACAACGCAACCGCATCATTCCTGTAGATATTTATTGGAGTCAAGTTGACCCCCAAGCACCGCTAGTAGTTATCTCTCACGGTTTTGGTGCTAACCGCAAATTTTTTGCTTATTTGGCGCGTCATTTAGCTTCCCACGGAATTACAGTGGCCGCAATTGAACATCCTGGGAGTAACGCTATCGCTGTTTCTCAAGCTTCAGAAAAAGTGAACTTGGCGCAATTACTACCAGCCACAGAATTTATTGAACGTCCCAAAGACGTCAGTTTTTTATTGAATGAATTAGGAAAACTCAATAGTCAATCAGGACAGTTTTTAGGAAAATTTAACACCGAAAAAGTGTCAGTTATCGGTCATTCTTTAGGGGGATATACTGCTTTAGCTTTGGCTGGTGGAGAATTAAATTTAGCAGAATTAAGGAAATTCTGTCAAACACAACTATCTTTAGGAGAATCTCCGGGTGACTGGTTACAGTGTGCGGCGACTTCCTTAAAAGCACAGAAATTACAACTCAAAGATGAACGAGTTAAAAGTGCGATCGCTTTTAATCCCCTCGTTGGTAAACTCTTCGGTAGCAAAGGTTTGAGTCAAATTAATCAGCCAGTATTAATGTTAACTGGTACAGAAGATGTCCTCACTCCCACTTTAAAACATCAAATCGCCCCCTTTGCTCAACTACGCGGTACTAAATATTTAGTAACTGCTATTGGTGCTACCCATTTGAGTATCATTGATCCAGCATATGCAGTTAGCACAGCGACAACAATTGTCAAAGAAAAAAGAGGCGAAGAAACTAATTCTTTGCGCCAGCTAATTCGTGGCGTCACCTTAGCTTTTCTCAAACAACAAACACCAGAAGCTAACACTTATCAGCAATTTCTAACGCCAGCATACGCTCAATCTCTTTCTACCCCGCAATTACCTCTACGTCTCAACTCTGACTTACCAGGAAGCATCAAACCCTGGCTGAGTTTTGTATCAATGAAAAAATAG
- a CDS encoding polysaccharide biosynthesis/export family protein has product MRNTDLQKSLTQSVVGAALLTTVVAAPSASLAQRQPVVPRTQPLIPRTQPLAPNVQPGFPNIRTVTPTAQQAAPATSLDPNYALGGGDRIRVNVFEVPEYTGEYQIPPGGAINLPLIGSVSVLGLSTEQAADEIAKRYARFLKRPLISVNLLSPRPINVFVAGEVTRPGAYTLSLSGGAGAAPGVQYPTVLAALTTAQGVTLAADVTQVKLRRKLGRSGEQEVTLNLKDLLQTGRTIQDITLRDGDTIVVPTATTFNIAEARNLSAANFAADPTRPRTVAIIGEVNRPGSYLLTASAGGTGDGAAGGTTASGLPTITRAIQQAGGITPQADIRSLKLRRPTRTGTEQAIDINLWQLLQSGDVNQDIVVQDGDTIVIPTATEINPAEATQLALTTLSPAKIQVGVVGEVKRAGAVDLVPNSSLNQAILAAGGFNDARASSQAVDLIRLNPNGSVTKRVVKVDFSQGINEQTNPILRNNDVVVVGRNGLTQTSDTVGIVSGPLGTILGILRLFIGF; this is encoded by the coding sequence ATGCGTAATACAGACTTGCAGAAATCACTCACCCAGTCAGTTGTGGGCGCAGCTTTGTTAACTACTGTAGTAGCTGCGCCGTCTGCCAGCCTAGCTCAGAGACAACCAGTAGTACCTAGAACACAACCATTAATACCTAGAACACAACCGTTAGCACCGAATGTGCAACCTGGGTTTCCTAATATAAGAACAGTAACACCAACTGCACAACAAGCAGCACCTGCTACATCATTAGATCCAAATTATGCCTTGGGCGGTGGCGATCGCATCCGCGTTAATGTGTTTGAAGTTCCAGAATATACAGGAGAATATCAAATTCCTCCCGGTGGAGCAATCAACTTACCATTAATCGGTAGTGTATCAGTTTTGGGACTATCAACAGAACAAGCCGCTGACGAAATAGCAAAAAGATATGCTCGTTTTCTTAAACGTCCTCTGATTTCAGTCAATCTTTTATCACCCCGCCCAATTAACGTTTTTGTTGCAGGGGAAGTAACACGCCCAGGCGCTTACACCCTCAGCCTCAGCGGTGGTGCTGGTGCCGCTCCCGGTGTACAATATCCCACTGTATTAGCAGCACTAACCACAGCTCAAGGTGTCACCCTAGCAGCAGACGTAACTCAAGTCAAATTGCGACGCAAGTTAGGACGTTCTGGAGAGCAAGAAGTCACATTAAATTTGAAAGATCTCTTGCAAACAGGTAGAACAATACAAGACATTACCTTAAGGGATGGAGACACAATTGTTGTCCCCACTGCAACCACCTTTAACATTGCAGAAGCCAGAAATTTATCTGCAGCCAACTTCGCAGCAGACCCCACCAGACCGCGCACCGTCGCTATCATCGGTGAAGTTAACCGTCCCGGCTCTTATCTGCTCACCGCAAGTGCTGGTGGAACTGGAGATGGAGCAGCTGGAGGAACTACAGCTAGCGGATTACCCACCATCACGCGAGCAATTCAACAAGCTGGAGGAATCACTCCCCAAGCTGATATTCGTAGCCTCAAACTGCGCCGACCTACCAGAACTGGTACGGAGCAAGCTATAGATATCAATCTTTGGCAATTATTGCAGAGTGGCGATGTTAACCAAGATATCGTTGTCCAAGATGGAGATACAATCGTCATCCCCACTGCAACGGAAATTAACCCCGCAGAAGCAACTCAATTAGCACTGACTACTTTATCTCCCGCCAAAATTCAAGTTGGTGTGGTCGGGGAAGTTAAACGAGCAGGCGCTGTAGATTTGGTGCCAAATAGTTCTTTGAATCAAGCTATACTTGCGGCTGGTGGATTTAATGATGCTAGAGCTAGCAGCCAAGCTGTAGATTTGATTCGTCTTAATCCCAACGGTTCAGTGACAAAGCGTGTGGTTAAAGTTGATTTCTCTCAAGGAATCAATGAACAAACTAATCCAATACTCCGCAATAATGATGTGGTGGTCGTCGGGCGAAATGGACTCACCCAAACTTCTGACACTGTAGGCATTGTTTCTGGCCCTCTGGGTACTATCTTGGGTATTCTTAGACTGTTCATTGGATTCTAA